In Leptodesmis sichuanensis A121, the following are encoded in one genomic region:
- a CDS encoding chromophore lyase CpcT/CpeT yields the protein MTISADLRTLAHYLAGEFDNREQAIAEPAWFVHLRLWHRPLSLFSADSLTLFAEQASVVNLDHPYRQRLLRLQVSSTDPEALQVQYYGFKDPEAVAGAGQKPELLKTITLEQVELLPGCILKVISQHQVENSPGSTGSYRFIASSLPDTQCSFIYQGETRYVSLGFEVSATEFLSYDKGIDLATGKALWGAILGPYRYTKRENYNFEF from the coding sequence ATGACTATTTCTGCTGATTTACGGACGCTGGCTCACTACCTCGCAGGTGAATTTGATAATCGAGAGCAGGCGATCGCAGAACCTGCCTGGTTTGTCCATCTGCGGCTTTGGCATCGTCCGCTCTCACTATTCTCCGCTGACAGTCTGACGTTGTTTGCAGAGCAGGCCAGCGTTGTAAATTTAGATCACCCCTACCGTCAGCGATTACTGCGATTACAAGTTAGCTCAACTGATCCTGAAGCACTTCAGGTGCAATATTACGGTTTTAAGGATCCAGAAGCAGTAGCTGGAGCAGGGCAAAAACCAGAGCTACTGAAAACAATCACCCTGGAACAAGTTGAACTGCTACCAGGGTGCATTCTCAAAGTCATTAGTCAGCATCAGGTGGAAAATAGTCCTGGCTCAACAGGTTCTTACCGCTTTATTGCTTCGTCCCTACCTGATACCCAGTGTAGTTTTATCTATCAGGGTGAGACACGCTATGTATCTCTCGGCTTTGAGGTCAGTGCTACTGAATTCCTCAGCTACGATAAGGGCATCGATCTGGCAACGGGAAAAGCTTTGTGGGGTGCCATTTTGGGGCCTTATCGCTATACCAAACGGGAAAACTATAATTTTGAGTTCTGA
- a CDS encoding adenine phosphoribosyltransferase codes for MDIKSLIREIPDFPKPGISFKDITTLLRDARGLSYSIDLLAEKCEDLEPDFIAGMESRGFIFGTALACKLGAGFIPVRKPGKLPAAVHSIEYELEYGTDKLEVHQDALYPPGSKVLMVDDLIATGGTAAATAQLIQQAGGTLVGCAFVIELVDLKGRELLPAVPIVSLVQYTGD; via the coding sequence ATGGATATCAAGTCTCTGATTCGCGAAATTCCCGACTTCCCTAAACCCGGCATTTCCTTTAAAGACATTACAACTTTGCTGCGGGATGCCAGGGGGCTGTCCTACTCCATTGATTTACTGGCAGAGAAATGCGAAGATTTGGAGCCGGATTTCATCGCTGGTATGGAGTCACGGGGATTCATTTTTGGCACCGCTCTGGCCTGTAAGCTGGGTGCGGGTTTTATCCCCGTCCGCAAACCGGGCAAGCTGCCTGCTGCGGTTCATTCGATTGAGTATGAATTAGAATACGGCACCGATAAGTTAGAGGTACACCAGGATGCCCTCTATCCACCCGGTTCCAAAGTCCTGATGGTAGATGATTTGATTGCCACCGGGGGAACAGCAGCGGCTACGGCTCAGTTGATTCAGCAGGCGGGGGGAACGTTAGTGGGTTGCGCCTTTGTGATTGAACTGGTGGATCTGAAAGGACGAGAGTTATTACCCGCTGTACCGATCGTTTCCCTGGTGCAATATACGGGAGATTAG
- the psb29 gene encoding photosystem II biogenesis protein Psp29, producing MNLPNSTVNNVRTVSDTKRAFYTLHTRPINSIYRRVVEELMVEMHLLAVNMDYRYDPIYALGVVTSFERFMQGYRPEADKPSIFDGLCKALQDDPNLYRQDAEQMRAFASQKSAKDLVAWFEQAAATPYGDDLQERIKAIANNPKFKYSRLFAIGLFSLFELADPSAMNNEAQREELLKQVCAVLHLPQDKVQKDLELYRSNLEKMTQAQAVMSDILQAEKKKREERSQANTSTDPAESSDTPKDEAASGS from the coding sequence ATGAACCTTCCAAATTCTACTGTGAACAACGTCCGCACTGTTTCTGATACCAAGCGAGCCTTTTACACCCTCCACACTCGCCCCATTAACTCCATCTACCGTCGGGTGGTGGAGGAGTTAATGGTTGAGATGCACCTGCTCGCCGTGAATATGGATTATCGCTACGATCCAATCTATGCGCTGGGTGTTGTCACCTCCTTTGAACGATTCATGCAGGGTTATCGCCCAGAGGCAGACAAGCCTTCCATCTTTGATGGGTTATGTAAAGCGCTGCAAGATGACCCCAACCTTTACCGTCAAGATGCAGAACAGATGCGGGCCTTTGCCAGCCAGAAATCTGCCAAGGACTTGGTGGCCTGGTTTGAACAGGCGGCTGCAACTCCTTATGGAGATGACTTGCAGGAGCGAATTAAGGCGATCGCCAATAACCCCAAGTTTAAATACAGCCGCTTATTTGCCATTGGTCTATTTAGCTTGTTTGAACTGGCAGATCCATCCGCGATGAACAACGAGGCTCAGCGCGAGGAATTGCTGAAGCAGGTCTGTGCTGTATTGCACTTACCTCAAGACAAGGTACAAAAAGATCTGGAACTGTACCGCAGTAACCTGGAAAAGATGACCCAGGCTCAGGCAGTGATGAGCGACATCCTGCAAGCGGAGAAGAAAAAACGGGAGGAGCGATCGCAGGCCAATACCAGTACCGATCCTGCTGAATCTTCTGATACGCCCAAGGACGAAGCGGCTTCGGGTTCCTGA
- a CDS encoding STAS domain-containing protein, with amino-acid sequence MEQKSIHMEQKTHTVQDGASVIVLTPTGRLDITTAWQFRLKLQECISKHSRHVVVNLGQVNFIDSSGLTSLVAGMRDADKVRGSFRICNVHPEARLVFEVTMMDSVFEIFDTEDEALEGVPRGIAS; translated from the coding sequence ATGGAACAGAAATCAATTCACATGGAGCAGAAAACTCATACAGTCCAGGATGGGGCTTCTGTCATTGTCTTAACTCCGACTGGACGTTTAGATATCACCACAGCATGGCAGTTCCGGCTCAAACTGCAAGAATGTATCTCCAAGCATAGCCGCCATGTAGTGGTTAACCTGGGGCAAGTCAACTTTATTGATAGCTCTGGGCTGACTTCTTTAGTGGCCGGAATGCGAGATGCAGATAAGGTGAGAGGTAGCTTCCGGATTTGCAACGTTCATCCAGAGGCCCGCTTAGTCTTTGAAGTGACCATGATGGATTCCGTGTTTGAAATTTTTGATACGGAAGACGAAGCGTTAGAAGGTGTTCCACGGGGAATTGCCAGTTAA
- a CDS encoding lipoxygenase family protein, whose protein sequence is MAFHTPPQKQQGHYRYDPTALHPMGPARIFPYTGEDGLLRYLFTRFGHRWLDQGKLSQPWDLLLQQMHRGLKQLDDAWSYLTTQLVDFELFQSGWLNLDLPPDEQFNASFVRERRTMTNALLAAKKASESIGSLEVGRLHFYDALQQHGYDRPETWQIHQREEGLSDREFARQRVAGQNPVMLRQIQPVDQPLLDSLRSQPLQLGNGDAIDLMQAAAQHRLFVTDYPLLQNLSAADLQPGRYVGSPVALFHQSPTGLEPILIQLEPGNIVTPGTNGGPADRWMQAKLFVQVADVTYHELITHLCDTHLAMEAFAIATPRQLPINHPLYRLLRPHFQFLLAINTRGNAVLLSKGAAIDQLMAPTRETSLELINRAYREHSFSDHALPKLIQRQGVGAEFLPDFPYRDDALLLWEAIARYVTRYLQRHYADNVAIQQDPYLQAWAAELGEPLASRPRSEFPQAPFWLPESVLAEMGLQPTQLPNLPRVPGFPAQLSSLQQLIEIATQIIFTCGPQHAAVNFSQFDYMGYTPNAPFAAYCQPGDCTSLKQLLPPKEQDLGQMELTFALSGIRWGKLGSPDLIQFHDVGDRTVLSQFQADLAAIEQEINTRNQHRVAKSGVAYPYLLPSRIPNSINI, encoded by the coding sequence ATGGCTTTTCACACTCCTCCCCAAAAACAGCAAGGCCACTATCGGTACGACCCAACCGCTTTACATCCAATGGGGCCAGCCCGGATCTTCCCCTACACTGGCGAAGATGGCCTGTTGCGGTATCTGTTCACCAGGTTTGGACACCGTTGGTTAGACCAGGGGAAATTGTCTCAACCCTGGGATTTGTTGCTGCAACAGATGCATCGGGGGTTGAAGCAGCTAGATGATGCCTGGAGCTATTTAACGACCCAATTGGTTGACTTTGAGCTGTTTCAGTCAGGGTGGTTGAATCTGGATTTGCCTCCCGATGAACAGTTTAATGCCAGCTTTGTCCGCGAGCGCCGCACCATGACCAATGCCCTGTTAGCGGCTAAAAAGGCATCTGAATCAATCGGTTCCCTGGAGGTTGGCCGTCTCCACTTTTATGATGCGCTGCAACAACATGGCTATGATCGGCCTGAAACCTGGCAAATTCATCAACGGGAGGAGGGCTTAAGCGATCGGGAGTTTGCCCGTCAGCGGGTAGCCGGACAAAACCCCGTCATGCTGCGGCAAATTCAGCCCGTGGATCAGCCTTTGTTGGATAGTTTACGCTCCCAACCACTGCAGCTAGGAAATGGGGATGCGATCGACCTGATGCAAGCTGCAGCCCAACACCGCTTATTTGTAACAGATTATCCCTTGCTGCAAAATTTATCTGCGGCAGATTTACAGCCTGGACGCTATGTGGGCAGTCCCGTGGCTCTGTTTCATCAATCCCCAACTGGATTGGAACCGATTTTAATTCAACTGGAACCAGGGAACATAGTCACACCAGGGACGAATGGTGGCCCAGCCGATCGCTGGATGCAGGCCAAGCTGTTTGTGCAGGTAGCAGACGTGACCTATCACGAGTTAATTACTCACCTGTGCGATACCCACCTGGCGATGGAAGCCTTCGCGATCGCTACACCGCGTCAGTTGCCCATCAATCATCCGCTATATCGGTTACTCCGTCCCCACTTCCAATTTCTGCTGGCAATCAACACCCGTGGCAATGCCGTGCTGCTCAGTAAAGGGGCAGCCATTGATCAGTTGATGGCTCCCACTCGTGAAACCTCCCTGGAATTGATTAATCGGGCCTATCGAGAACACTCCTTTAGCGATCACGCTCTGCCCAAACTGATTCAACGTCAGGGAGTAGGGGCTGAGTTCCTGCCAGATTTTCCGTACCGGGATGATGCCTTGTTGCTGTGGGAGGCGATCGCCCGCTATGTGACTCGCTATCTGCAACGCCATTATGCAGACAATGTGGCCATTCAGCAGGATCCTTACCTGCAGGCCTGGGCTGCTGAACTGGGTGAACCCCTGGCTTCCCGTCCTCGCTCCGAGTTTCCCCAAGCTCCATTCTGGCTCCCAGAATCTGTGTTGGCGGAAATGGGACTCCAACCGACCCAACTTCCCAACCTGCCCCGTGTCCCCGGATTTCCAGCACAATTATCCAGCCTGCAGCAACTGATTGAAATTGCCACCCAAATCATCTTCACCTGCGGCCCTCAACACGCAGCCGTTAACTTCAGCCAGTTCGACTACATGGGATATACTCCGAATGCTCCTTTTGCGGCCTACTGCCAACCGGGAGATTGCACCTCCTTAAAACAGTTACTGCCTCCCAAAGAGCAAGACCTGGGCCAAATGGAACTTACCTTTGCCTTAAGTGGCATTCGTTGGGGGAAATTGGGTAGTCCCGATCTGATCCAGTTTCATGATGTGGGCGATCGCACTGTTCTATCTCAATTTCAGGCAGATTTAGCCGCGATCGAGCAAGAAATCAACACCCGCAACCAGCATCGTGTCGCTAAGAGTGGAGTCGCCTATCCCTACCTGCTGCCCTCCCGCATTCCCAACAGCATCAACATTTGA
- a CDS encoding ABC transporter permease: MSTSGQSWFVSSWDRFVAFLGSDTFAYIVKRVLQGLITLLLASILCFLLIQLAPGNYLSTLKENPKISPERIEQLKQQFGLDKPWYVQYFQWLWQVVRYGNFGTSFVYNRSVASLLWERVPATLLLAFSSLIVTWAVAVPMGIIGAVNQNRWSDRILRIISYIGQGFPSFIAALLLLIFAQNTAPLFPVGDMTSIDFNDLTPLGKILNIGWHMILPTIALSITSFAGLQRITRGQLLDVLRQDYIQTARAKGLPENRVIYVHALRNAVNPLITLLGFEFAALLSGAFITEYFFNWPGLGRLIYQALLAQDIYLVMASLMMGATMLIVGNLLADLLLKVVDPRIKLGSDG, from the coding sequence ATGAGTACCTCCGGTCAGAGTTGGTTTGTCTCCAGTTGGGATCGCTTCGTTGCCTTTCTGGGTAGCGATACATTTGCTTACATCGTGAAGCGGGTTTTACAGGGACTGATTACCCTGTTGCTGGCCTCGATTCTTTGCTTCCTGCTGATTCAACTGGCTCCAGGGAATTATTTGAGTACTCTCAAAGAAAATCCTAAGATTTCCCCCGAACGCATTGAACAGTTAAAGCAGCAGTTTGGCCTGGATAAGCCCTGGTATGTGCAGTATTTCCAGTGGTTGTGGCAGGTGGTGAGGTATGGCAATTTTGGCACCAGTTTTGTCTATAACCGATCGGTCGCTTCCTTGCTCTGGGAACGTGTTCCTGCCACTTTGCTACTGGCGTTTTCCTCGTTGATTGTTACCTGGGCGGTTGCCGTGCCAATGGGCATTATTGGAGCCGTGAATCAGAACCGCTGGAGCGATCGCATCTTGCGGATAATCAGTTACATCGGGCAGGGGTTTCCCAGTTTCATTGCGGCCTTGCTGCTGCTGATCTTTGCTCAGAATACGGCTCCTCTATTTCCAGTGGGGGATATGACCAGCATTGATTTCAATGACCTCACGCCGCTGGGCAAAATTTTGAATATTGGCTGGCACATGATCCTGCCGACGATCGCTCTCAGTATTACCAGCTTTGCGGGACTGCAACGGATCACTCGCGGTCAGTTACTGGATGTGCTGCGACAGGATTACATTCAAACAGCCCGTGCTAAAGGCTTGCCGGAAAACCGGGTGATTTACGTTCACGCCCTGCGAAATGCCGTGAACCCATTGATTACTCTCTTGGGCTTTGAATTTGCGGCCCTGTTGAGTGGAGCCTTCATTACTGAATATTTCTTTAACTGGCCCGGTCTAGGACGGTTGATTTACCAGGCTCTTCTGGCCCAGGACATATATCTGGTGATGGCCAGTCTGATGATGGGAGCCACAATGCTGATTGTTGGCAACTTATTAGCCGACCTGTTGCTGAAGGTAGTCGATCCCCGAATTAAGCTGGGAAGTGATGGGTAG
- a CDS encoding ABC transporter permease has translation MDASALIPILSVAIATSTPLVFASIGETITERGGVINLSAEGTVMLAAMAGFALAKTTEGLGIVPSLLLGFGGAALVGAAIALIVAFGALTLKQSQVAIGFVLALLCADLSSFLGNPFVRVPGPTVPNFKIPLLQDIPVIGQLFFQSDLLVYASYLLIIFSVIYFYRTRLGLTLRTLGEQPAAAFARGTNVILWRYWYTLLGGALMGIGGAAFSLDFKAGWSYRHTAGYGWIALAIVIFGGWNPLRVALSCYLFGILQSLASVAQSSIPDVPTQVFTVAPFVLMILFLVLTSSEWLERLFKLLPPALSRFMSQAIHSTPPLALGKVFEQD, from the coding sequence ATGGACGCTTCTGCTCTGATTCCCATTCTTTCGGTCGCGATCGCAACTTCTACGCCGCTTGTGTTTGCCAGCATTGGTGAAACGATTACGGAACGCGGGGGAGTGATTAATCTTTCAGCCGAAGGAACGGTGATGCTGGCGGCGATGGCTGGCTTTGCGCTCGCCAAGACAACCGAAGGGTTGGGAATAGTTCCCAGTCTGCTGCTGGGATTTGGTGGTGCAGCTTTGGTGGGAGCCGCGATCGCTTTAATTGTGGCCTTTGGCGCTCTCACCTTAAAGCAATCTCAGGTGGCGATCGGGTTTGTCCTGGCGCTGTTGTGTGCGGATCTGTCCTCCTTTCTGGGCAACCCCTTTGTGCGGGTTCCTGGCCCTACCGTTCCCAATTTCAAAATTCCGCTGCTCCAGGATATTCCCGTTATTGGACAACTGTTTTTTCAGAGTGATCTCCTGGTGTACGCCAGTTACCTGCTGATTATCTTCAGTGTCATTTACTTCTACCGCACTCGTCTCGGTCTGACTCTGAGAACCCTGGGAGAGCAACCTGCTGCAGCCTTTGCGCGAGGAACCAATGTGATTCTCTGGCGCTACTGGTATACCCTGCTGGGAGGAGCATTGATGGGAATTGGGGGAGCGGCTTTTTCGTTGGATTTTAAGGCAGGGTGGAGCTATCGTCATACTGCAGGATATGGCTGGATTGCCCTGGCGATCGTCATTTTTGGGGGCTGGAATCCCTTGCGAGTGGCTTTAAGTTGCTATTTATTTGGAATTTTGCAGTCGCTGGCCAGTGTTGCTCAAAGTTCTATTCCTGATGTCCCTACCCAAGTCTTTACAGTTGCGCCTTTTGTGTTGATGATTCTATTTCTGGTGCTCACTTCCAGTGAATGGTTGGAGCGACTCTTTAAGCTGCTTCCTCCAGCACTCAGTCGGTTTATGTCCCAGGCGATTCACAGTACGCCACCCCTGGCTTTAGGAAAAGTGTTTGAACAGGACTGA